The Triticum urartu cultivar G1812 chromosome 5, Tu2.1, whole genome shotgun sequence genome contains the following window.
tccttttagaatttgaggattctaaaaatttgcaaacaggtcGTAGGCTGTcaaaatcggatgcggattttcgtgctgaacattttgttatattatacgttttttttccgacgtcgtatgcaaaagttatagccatTTTACGTTTTCCCtgcactttttgcaaaacatgtccaaatttaagtttttaaattttcctaactagtagatgtagtaatataactacctctcgaaggattttattttttgaagtttttatcatttccttttgatttttttaaaacaaaaaaggcgatccacggtgggggggggtagagtttgaaaatgggacctttagtcacGGTGACCTTTAGTCacggtttgagacacaaaccgggactaaagggcatcgcaccctttagtctcggttcgtgtcttaaaccaggactaaagggctcgggtgaaccgggactaatgccttagccgcacgaaccgggaccaatgctcacattagtcccggttcgtgactgaaccgggactaatgtgaatattgtcctgtgaccaaagccctgttttctactagtgaaccATTTTTAACGAGCATGATGTTTTTGACTTCGAGGTCCTAAACCCCAAAGCCCCATGGTATTTTTGGCAACAAAGCACACTACAGTTGGCGAGGCGGTATTTTCACTTCTTGGTGTCACTTTGCCGGAAAATATGGAACTAAAGTAATCAAATCTCCAAAGCACTTATTTTGGCACTTCAAATAAAGACATCATACACACAACATATTGCTAAGAGCATAGTTGATTACAACAATCAATCCACATGTATACAAGTGCTCTACTTTCCAACTATGGACCCGCTTCCCAAGTCTCTCTTTGACATGCTTCCATTCCACAATCCGGGGTTTACGAAAATGGATTGGAATACCTTAGGCTTCTAATGTTAAACCATCTGGGTTGACAACTGAAAATCTTAATGTAGTACATTTCAACTTCATAGGCTTTGCCAAACTGGAATAACTAGCTCTTATATGGACATTGTTGTTGAGGCTATCAAGATGCACAAAAGGGAAAACCACCACTTTGAGATTTTCCGCTTTCTTAATATCATGATCCATAAAGAGAATTGTGTCTTCAACCTATTGTAAGATGGACAACCTTCTGGCTTGGTCCACTCCACAAGGATTGAAAAGCATAACTGCCACATTATCGAAGATGATGTGGGATCACGAATCCTCCTGACAAAGACCCTTTTTTGTATGAAAGTTGTGACTATAGTCAACATTGACTTTAATGGTCATGCCAGCTAGAGAGACAAAGTTATCAATCCACCTACACCACTTTTGTGAGAGGCCTTTCATTTTTAAAGCCTGCTAAAAAGACTATTTAACTTTATCATAGGCCTTTTCGTATTAGGTTTTAAAAATGACCCTACTCAACCTTTGCATGTGCGTCTCAACTTTATGTAAGAAACCACCCTGTCTACGTCGCTTCTGCCTTGCATTGAAGTCGAGTACATGGGTTGAACCATATGATCTTACAGACCCAACAAATTGGAAGATTTTGGAACACTTATACTTGCAACTTTTTTTCCATAAAAGAAGCAGTGAGAAGGACATTTTCGACAACATAGACCCAAGTGACATCATTTATTGTAGATTCATCCAAGGAGAAATTACTTCCTTCTGTTGCTGTAGACAGACCTTTATAATACTTCATAATGATAACCCACATCATGAGATCGTCTAGCTGAAGAAAACATCTAGACCCCTAATGTTTTTTTATGTATACGAAAGTACTATTAATGTCGTTTATCAAGCGTACCCATGGGGAAATGGTTCATAAAAAAGTATGGAGATGGTCCATCCCTCTCCACATCCCCAATTCCAACAAGGAAAGGAAAAACTGAACGATTTGTGGAAAGACTCAATTATTTGGGGGTTTTATTTGAGTCTTAGAGAACCCACACTATTAAGAGGGTTTGATGTGGTGCGTAGTGTGGAGATCATGTTCCATACATCTTAtagaaagcccccccccccccacacacacacaaccTACTCAAAGTTAAACTCACCAATTCAACCTTTGCATTGACCCCAGGTATCCATGGTACAGGGGTCGGGTCTCCGAGGTTCAGCAGTTTCACCGTGTGGATACCATGGATCTTTGGGATCCCTGACACCTGAGTCTCTAGGATTCATATGATTTGCTCTTTGGATGGCCCGGGTCTATGAGGTCCCCAGGCCCCCGGGTCTCTAGGGTGCGTGTGGTCTACCCTCTAGATAAAGTACGTCTCCGAGCCATTCCGGCCCTAGGCCTCCGGGGTACCTCGGGTCCACGGACTTCCAACGGTTGGATTGGGTGGATAGGGTATAAATATACATCCTTCTTATGCCTCTAGACCTAATCCTTCATTTGAGTTGCTTCACCACTGCCAAACCTCTAAAAGCTCATCTCCCTTTTATTCTTCCAACGAAACCCCACAAAACTTTTAGGATTGAAAGATGAACCATCGATCTACACTCCCACCAAACCGAATCGTGATTCAGCTACACAGTCATCACCAAAATTGTTACTCTTGGAGATTTGGTACTCCTAGGAAGTAGGAGTCTTAATTTCCCGGAAGCGGTCTCGGATGTGGTGTGCTCCGGCGAACTTTGTAAAGGTCGGGTGGTCACCTTGAAGGCCAACCACAAGTGACTTGAGGCACCTCCATTGGCGATTTGGGTTGGCTGAAAGGAGAAAAGGGTGAGCCATCAGTGGCATTCGAAAAGCTTTGGCTCTCGCACCTTTCCAACATGGTCTCTGATCTCTGTCCTTGCTATCCCATAGCAGGAGAGGCGGTCCACAACCTAGAGCGAGGGGCCAGTCTTAACGGCGAGGCGCCCCCCTCTGGAGATGGCTCAGTGTGCGTGGTACTACGATGTGTGGTGGTCTTGCAAGGTGGCGTAGTTCCAACATTGTTCGATAGTCACTTTTGTTGTATGTTAGAGGTTGTATCTCCTGTGTTTGTTTCTACACTCAGTATTGGGTTGGCGGCATTTGTGCCATTTGTCCGGATGCCGTTTTATTTTACTTCCGACCTACTTGCTTACAGATTCCTCATCACTTTGTATCGGTTCGGCCGTTTGGGCTTTATATATAAAGCTAGGCGAAAGGCTGTTTCAAGAATTTATCATGAACCGACTGACATTAATACATCCGTAGACAAACTCAAAGATTTTAATGGAATAAAATAATAAATTAATACATGGTGTACACGAAAAAATATCGACTGTATGTACCTTGTATACTTTTAATACGGATAAATGAAATAAAAACCAACCCTAGTAAGATCAACCTTTATTTTGTAAATGAAATGACAACTTCAACTTTTTTTTAAATGATAACTTGCACCCGGTCCGATCAGTGCAGCCCCTTGGATCGTCCGCAGCCCATGATGGACGACGGCAGCCGGCCGACCCTCTCGACGCCCTCCTCGAAGACCACACCCATGCCCATGAACACATGCGCCTCCACGTGGCAGTGGAACAGCCACACCCCCGGGTTGTCCGCCCGGAACCGCACCGCCGTCCACCCATCCGGGTGCAGCGGTACCGTGTTCTTCATGATCGGATCTCTCACGTTGAGCAGCCTCCAGGCGTCCGCGGCCGGGTTGAACTTACCTTCGCCGTGGCCGAGCACCCAGAAGTCGTGACCATGGAGATGCCACGGGTGCGTCTCGCTCTTGTTGTTGAGCATGTTGGAGTTCTGCAGCACCACGTCCACCACGGAGCCGAGCGCCAGCCGGTACACCGGGCTGCCCACGGTCCCGTTCGTCGGCGCCGGCGCGGAGATGTCGTGGCTCATGTGGTCGTACATGTCGGGCGGGGGGCGCTGCTCGTACGCGTCTTTCATGCCGCGTTTCATCGCCACGAGGTACGGCGTGGCTGGGAACATGAGGGACACGCCATTGATAGTCCACTTGATGTGGCCATCGATCCGGTTCTGGGTGTTGAGGAGGAGCAGCGTGCGGTCGGCCCTCGCCGGCATGGGCTCTACGAAGCGTGGGTGCGCGAAGATGGCCCTGCTCTGCTCCACCCTGATAGCCGTGTTGTTCCATGCCGGGCCAGCCGGTGGCGCCGTGGGCGGAGGCATCCACGGGTTGTTGCCGTTGAAGGCGTAGCTGACAACGGCCTTACCGCTGGGTGTCTGGCTGGGGTTGCGGCCAACGACGTGGGACGCAGCCCAGTAGTTTCGCCGCGGGTCCTGGTCGGCCTTGACCAGCACGGAGTACGTCTCGCCGGAGTAGATGAAAAGGCCCCTCACGGCGAACGGCCGCACGTAGTGCCCGTCGGCCTCCACCACCATCATCGGGTGGCCCTCGATCTCGAAGTAGAGCGAGGAGAGCGAGGTGAGGCTGCCGATGCGGAGGAGGTATGTCTTCCCCGGCACGGCGGTGAAGAGAGTCGGCAGAGCGCAGTCGGGGCGGGAGGCGTTGCACGTTCCACTGGGAGCGAGCGAGCAGTTGAACATTCCTCGGCCGTTGATGAGGAGAGACTGGGGCTCGGTGACGAAGACGAAGGGGTTGGAGGAGAGGCCCGTGGCCTGCTCGTAGACGCTCTTGTGCCACCAGTCGCCGAGGAGGACGGTGTGCTCCTCGTCGTAAGAAAAGGGCTCGACGAAGCCGTCCGGCACGGTGACCACGATCATGCCGTTGAGCCCCGCCACGCGCTGCATCCCGTAGTGCGCATGGTACAGGTAGGTGCCAGGCTGAAAACACACAAAACACATTGACAAATGAGAATTTTGCGATCATGCGTTGACAAAGTAAAACAAGTCTTGCAATGTAATGTATGCTGCTAAGCTGCTTACTCTGTCGACGACGAATTTGTAGGTGAAGGTTTCGCCGGGCAGGATGGGGCACTGCGTGACGCCGGCGACGCCGTCAGCCCACGGCGTGCCAATCTGGCGGATGCCGTGCCAGTGGATGGCGGTGTTCTCGGTCTCGAGCTTGTTGTGGACGGCGACGACGATGGTGTCGCCCAGCGTGGCGCGGATGGTCGGGCCGGGAGCCTCGCCGTTGACGGTCACCGCGAGCTTCTCGAAGCAGTCGGGGGACTTCAACTGGTAGGAGATGTCCCACTCGTAATGGTGCTCCTTGGCCTCCGCCACGGCCACCAGCAGCCAGACGCagaggacggcggcggcagcgagCAGTGGCCTCGCCGACGGTGGCATCGTGCCGGCCGACGGCCGTAGCACCACACAGCTGCTTCGTTAGTTGCACTGGCGCTGGCTGTGGAGTAAAGCAAGAAGAAGCCACCCGTTGCGTTGGACTAGTTCGATCGAGCAGGTGTGGCGTGTGTGTGGTCGTTGCTCTAGCACACACGCGTTATAAAGAGGTAAATACACCCACGGTCGTAGAACTTGCATTGGATGGTCACTTTGGTGCACGAACTTGCAAAATACGCGTTTGTGGTCACAGAACTTGCTAAACGGTGCAAATACAGTCACTCCCTCCATACGCAGCCGTATGTGGAGACGCCAGCATGGCATGGGCCCGCTGTCAGCGACCATGGCCTTCCAGCGAGGCGTGTGTGCGGTCACTTTACAGAAAACCTCGTGGGTTTCTTAATTCTTGCGCAGAAAGCCCCTGGAGACGCGGGAACAGAGCGCTTTGCAAATAAGCGTATAGGTACCCTAAAATCGCTGGCAGCCCATTATAACTCCCCACCGCTTCGTCTCCCTTCTCTGTCGATCGTTCCAGGGCGCTGGCGGAGGCGGAACTGCGGCACGGCGGCCGTCGTCGGAGGAGATGGAAGAACCGCGCCGCCAACGGCCGGGCGAAGCAGCACCCACATACGGTGAGTGATCCCATGCATCTACCTCCTCTTTTATTTACCGATTTTGTCAGCCCGCCGCGGGTAGGATTTGTGTAGTAGGATCGGTGGGTTGTACCAGTTGATTGAGATGTTCAGACTTTGATTCAAGCGCAAATTTGCCCTATGGATTAGTTGCGACCGGCCAGAACTCCTGCTTCTTCAATCTGACCTAGGGTTTAATTGGGGGTTTTCAAGGAGGCGTCTTTTTGCTTCAGAAAAGTTGATGAAAGTAATCCAGAATTCATGTTAGGCACGCTATGTTGACAGATTTCGTCGTTGATGCAGTGTTTTAACTAAACGTATGTGGAACTGGACGTGTGCTTTCTGTATAATTAGCATGTCTGAAAATACTGAATATTTGCTGCAATTTAATTGAATATGGCTGCACTGTTCATAACTGAATGTGAAAGTTCTGTTTTTACTGAACGTGAGTGCGCTGTTCTGTACTAAATGTGAGTGCTCTGTTTTGTATTGAGCACAATAACCTGGTACTGGTTGTAGACCATGGTGACACACTTCAGTCAGTAACCACAGATGATGTGCTAATACATGGAGTGCCTGATTTGCCAAAGGTTATAAGTCCAACAAAACTAAGGCATGGTAAAGAAAACATCAACTATTCAGAGAAACAACCCAGTACAACAGAGAAGCTTTCAAGCCCAGTAAAGAGGTTTATGCCATTTGGAGAAGGATCTAGTTCTGGTATTGCAGttgaagaagaggaggaagagttTGACATTAGTGACAATGGTGAAAGTAGTGGTTCAGAGGGAAATGGAGAGGATGTAGAGGCCGAGACAGATGAGGATTTCTATGAGAGTGATTATGAAATAGCAGCAGGTGATGATGATCTTTTTGATGCCAATGTGGACAAAGATGTTGATGATCACAGAGAGAAAGAAAATGTGCAGGACTTTGAAGGAGAACTTCCAGAAGATGCATTAGAGGATAGTCATTTGAACTTGTCAAAAGAAGAGAAAGAGAAGCTGAAGCACAAATTCAGCACTTTCAACCCAAGCACTGATCTTAATGCGCCTGTTTTCAAGCTTGGGATGGTCTTTGGAGATATGAAAGAGTTGAGGCATGCTCTCGTTGCATATAGTGTCAGAAATAGAGTGAAGGTGAACAAGCGTAGGAATACTTCAAAGTTGTTAGAGGCTGTATGCAAGCCAGGTTGTACTTGGTACTTGAAGGCAGGACATGATAACAGGTCAAGTAGCATTCAAATAAAAAAGTACACTGACAAGCATACATGCACCAAAGCTTGGGACCTGAGAGTTCTTACTGCACCTTTTCTTACTCACAAGTTCAGGAATGAATTCAGAGACAATGAGAAAATGCCTCTGAGGAAATTTTCAGAGAAAGTTGAGCAAGAATTCAACTTGGTTGCAAAGAGGACCAAGTTGGGAAGGGCAAGAAGGGCAGCAGTCAAGCAGATTAGGGGAGAAGATGATGATCAGTACAAAACCCTATGGGACTATGGGCAGGAGCTTAGAAGAAGCAATCCAGGAAGTCAGTTCTTCTTGTGCACAAAGGAGGTGTTTGACAACAAGGCCAAGATGACAAAGGACCACTTCTCGACAGTATATTGGTCTTATGATGCATGTAAGAGGGGGTTTCTTAAGGCTTGTAGGCCAATCATTTTCCTTGATGGGTGCCACATTAAAACAAGATATAAGGGGAATTTGCTGACAGCAGTAGGAATTGACCCAAATGATTGCATATTTCCTATTGCATTTGGCCTATGTGAAGTGGAGTCAACACACAGCTGGGAGTGGTTCTTAACTTCATTGAAGGATGATCTCAACATAAGCAACAGTACACCATATACACTTATGAGTGACAAGCAGAAGGTGGGCACACTTCCTTTCATTTTATGCTAGTGTTTGCTGTTAGTTTATGCAATTATTGTTATTGATGATATTGCTATTTTGTAGGGTTTAATAAATGCAGTTCAGAAAGTTTTTCCTTATTCAGAACACAGAAATTGTGTTAGGCATATTTACCAGAATTTTCACAAAGTCCACAAGGGTGAGTAGCTAAAAAATGACTTGTGGGCTATAGCTAGATCCCCAAATGAGATGGCCTACACGAGAAGCATGAATCAGATCAAAGATCACAACCTTGATGCTTACAAGTGGGTTGAGAAGTTAGCTCCGAAAACATGGATCAAAGCTTTCTTCGACCCATTTTGCAAGTGTGACATATTATTGAACAACATGTCTGAAGTCTTCAACAGGTTTGCATTGCCCTCCCACCTTTCCTTCATATCATGTCAAACAATGCCATTGGGTACTAACATAACATGAACATATGAAAATATCTGCAGTTATATATTGGATGGAAGAGAGCTATCGATTAAGTCAATGCTGGATTATATTTTCACGAAGCTCACAAATAGGATAGTTGGTAAGCAAAGGGAGTCAGAAAAGTGGACAGGAATACTATGCCCCAAGATTCAGAAGAAACTCGACAAATACATTGAGTGGGCAAAGAATTGCAGGGTGCAAGAGTATGGTAGAGGTGTGTTCAAAGTTTTCTCTCTACAAAACTCATACATAGTGGACTTAAATATGCTAAGCTGTGACTGCAAAAGGTGGGTACTGTCTGGCATCCCTTGTCATCATGCAATAGCAACTTTCAGGCATGAGAGGATTGAACCAGAGAGCATGGTTCACTCCTGCTATACAGTGGAGGAGTACAAAAAGTGTTATGGATATAACATGATGCCGATGAGGGATACAAAGCTATGGGAGAAAATGAACGGGATTGATGTGTATCCACCATTATACACAAAAGTTATGGGCAAGCCAAAGAAAAATAGGAAGAAAGATCCAGAAGAGAAGAGTGACAAAAATGGAGTAAAGAAGGTGACCAAGCATGGTGTGACCATGCATTGTTCAATATGTGGAGCAGCTGATCATAACAAAAAGGGACACCATAATCATGTTGATAAGACTCCAAATGAAGAAGCTGCTAGGGAATCTGAAGAAGAGTATGATGATCCATCAATACTTGCTGTAATACACTtgtactcttatgcttactcccATATACTTTTTTAGATTTAGGATACACTAAGTTCATACATTGCTTGTCTTGTGCAGAACATAATGCCACACAGGGTATACCCACACCTGGATCCAACACAAACACCTAACTGTATGGTATACAAGATGCAGGAACAGGCAATGATGATTTCACTAATTAACTTGTACACACTCATAAATCACTAGTATGTGTGCTCACACTTGCTCTGTCTTAATTTTTGCAGGAGAGGTTCACGTACCCACCCCCTAGGGAATTTGGCCCCTTGCCCGAGTCTACATTTATTGCAAATGCTAGAGAAGCAATGCCAGTAGGCAGAGTGACAACAACAATGGCTAGGGGGAGGGTGAGGAGTCGGCAAGCAGCACCTGCAAATGGAGAGGAAGCAGCTGAGTCAAGTCAGCAAGCAGCAACTGCAACAAGACCCAAGAAAAAACAAGCAAGAGGGGGAGGCAGTGTAGGGAGAGGAGCAACAAATGCTGCAAGAGGAGGAGGAACTGCTGGGAGGGGAGGAAGAGATGGTGCAAGAGGAGGAAGAAGTGCTGGTAGAGGAGGAAGAAATGGTGCAAGAGGAGGAAGAACTGCAGCTGCTACATTTGGAGGAAGAGGTGCTGCTCCTGCAGATGTCACAGGAGCAAGAGCTGCTGCTCCTGGCTTTTACAATCTCCTGTTTGGAGATGATGGACCTGCTGATAGAGCACAGTTCATGCAGGCTGAAGAGGAGGTTTTGTTTAGCCAAAATGCACCACATTCTGCTCTATCTCAAGATGGCCAACCACTGATCTGCATGATTTTTTCTCTCTTTAGTTTACATCAGAACAAGTTAGAGTTCATGAATGAACTTTTGGTTAGGTTTAGTTCATGAATGAACTGCTCCTGCAGTTGGGGTAAAGATGTAGTAGGCAAGGCCTTTTCCAACTTTATTTTGCTTTGGTTTTCTCAATATTCAGACTGTATGAAACTGTATTTTGCTACGCTTTGGTTTATGCTATGACAGTGCTAGTAGTTCAAGAGGCCTCCCAGACCTCTAAATATTAAGTAAATTTCTATGATTTCTGTAATCTGGTTTCAATTGGTTTATTCTTGAGATTGTTTTGACAGTGCTTAATTTGTAGAACTGTTGCTGCAAAATGTATTTAATTTGTGTCGCCTGATGCAAAATAATAGAAAGAGCAAAAAAGCTAGGCTACCTGGGATTCGAACCCGAGATCAGCTAGTGATAGATGACACCATATAGCCAGTTGGGTAATGAGAGAATTCTGTTACATTCTCTTGATCTCTCCCTTTTCTACCATATAGTGTGCATCGTCTCTTTCCTCTCCTCCACCG
Protein-coding sequences here:
- the LOC125556347 gene encoding L-ascorbate oxidase-like, whose amino-acid sequence is MPPSARPLLAAAAVLCVWLLVAVAEAKEHHYEWDISYQLKSPDCFEKLAVTVNGEAPGPTIRATLGDTIVVAVHNKLETENTAIHWHGIRQIGTPWADGVAGVTQCPILPGETFTYKFVVDRPGTYLYHAHYGMQRVAGLNGMIVVTVPDGFVEPFSYDEEHTVLLGDWWHKSVYEQATGLSSNPFVFVTEPQSLLINGRGMFNCSLAPSGTCNASRPDCALPTLFTAVPGKTYLLRIGSLTSLSSLYFEIEGHPMMVVEADGHYVRPFAVRGLFIYSGETYSVLVKADQDPRRNYWAASHVVGRNPSQTPSGKAVVSYAFNGNNPWMPPPTAPPAGPAWNNTAIRVEQSRAIFAHPRFVEPMPARADRTLLLLNTQNRIDGHIKWTINGVSLMFPATPYLVAMKRGMKDAYEQRPPPDMYDHMSHDISAPAPTNGTVGSPVYRLALGSVVDVVLQNSNMLNNKSETHPWHLHGHDFWVLGHGEGKFNPAADAWRLLNVRDPIMKNTVPLHPDGWTAVRFRADNPGVWLFHCHVEAHVFMGMGVVFEEGVERVGRLPSSIMGCGRSKGLH